The following proteins are co-located in the Bos indicus isolate NIAB-ARS_2022 breed Sahiwal x Tharparkar chromosome 8, NIAB-ARS_B.indTharparkar_mat_pri_1.0, whole genome shotgun sequence genome:
- the ZNF782 gene encoding zinc finger protein 782 has protein sequence MNIIQASVSFKDVTVEFTQEEWHQMDSAQRTLYRDVMLENYSHLVSVGYCFTKPELIFMLEQGEDPWLLEKEFINRSSPEEFQPDELLEESLENQGKRFRQVLFINKSLTMEQEISGKPCTLDINIFPAETIPCKFDTTGSTYLLLSSLAPHCQYSKKTYAPNVCENWLFSIKDGRTNTGENSFVCSKNVKTFGHKDKVIQQQTIQTLQQAFEYNECRKDFLEKTALVMSKSTHPKMKPYEFNKFGENEHEKSTLIVSQSSHPEEKSHYEFNKYECTKNRNNFSRITQKTDIEGKSFSQKLHTKEQEKFYIGVKSFEYGKNFSHNSTFPVHQRIHTIEQTYDYGTCTDTLGYQSACNVHKKTQIMLKPYECNECGKSCTKTSCLIQPQKSHMEEKPFECHQCGKAFSEKSRLRKHERTHTGEKPYKCDGCEKAFSAKSGLRIHQRTHTGEKPFECNECGKSFNYKSILIVHQRIHTGERPFECNECGKSFSHMSGLRNHRRTHTGERPYKCDECGKAFKLKSGLRKHHRTHTGEKPYKCNQCEKAFGQKSQLRGHHRIHTGEKPYTCNHCGEAFSQKSNLRVHHRTHTGEKPYKCDECGKTFRQKSNLRGHQRTHTGEKPYECNECAKSFSEKSVLRKHQRTHTGEKPYNCNHCGEAFSQKSNLRVHQRTHTGEKPYKCDKCGKTFSQKSSLREHQKAHTGK, from the exons GGTACTGCTTTACAAAGCCAGAACTGATCTTCATGTTGGAACAAGGAGAAGATCCATGGTTATTAGAGAAAGAATTTATAAACAGAAGTTCCCCAG aagAATTCCAACCTGATGAACTCTTAGAGGAGAGCCTAGAAAACCAAGGCAAACGTTTCAGGCAAGTTTTATTCATCAACAAATCATTGACTATGGAACAAGAAATATCAGGAAAACCATGTACTCTGGACATAAACATTTTTCCTGCAGAAACAATACCCTGTAAATTTGACACTACAGGGTCTACTTACTTGCTTCTTAGCTCACTGGCCCCACACTGTCAATATTCAAAAAAGACTTATGCGCCTAATGTATGTGAGAATTGGCTTTTCAGTATTAAGGACGGCAGAACTAATACTGGAGAGAATTCTTTTGTTTGTAGTAAAAATGTGAAAACCTTTGGACATAAAGACAAAGTTATCCAGCAACAGACAATTCAGACTTTGCAGCAAGCTTTTGAATATAATGAGTGTAGAaaagattttcttgaaaagactgCCCTTGTTATGTCTAAGAGTACCCATCCAAAAATGAAACCTTATGAATTCAATAAATTTGGGGAAAACGAACATGAGAAATCAACCTTGATAGTTTCTCAGAGCAGTCATCCAGAGGAGAAGAGTCACTATGAGTTTAATAAATATGAATGtactaaaaacagaaataattttagtAGGATCACTCAAAAAACTGACATAGAAGGGAAATCTTTCAGCCAAAAATTACACACTAAAGAACAGGAAAAATTTTATATAGGGGTGAAATCCTTTGAATATGGAAAGAATTTCAGCCATAATTCAACCTTCCCAGTgcatcagagaattcacacaATAGAACAAACCTATGACTATGGCACATGTACAGACACTTTGGGTTACCAGTCAGCTTGCAATGTGCATAAGAAAACTCAAATAATGTTGAAACCCTATGAGTGTAATGAATGTGGAAAATCCTGCACTAAAACTTCATGCCTGATTCAGCCTCAGAAAAGTCACATGGAGGAGAAACCCTTTGAGTGTCATCAATGTGGGAAAGCTTTCAGTGAGAAGTCACGTCTAAGAAAACATGAGAGaactcacacaggagagaaaccctataaATGCGACGGATGTGAGAAAGCTTTCAGTGCAAAGTCAGGACTAAGAATACATCAGAGaactcacacaggagagaaaccttttgaatgtaatgaatgtgggaaatctttcAACTATAAATCAATTCTCATAGTACATCAAAGAATTCATACAGGGGAGAGACCCtttgaatgtaatgaatgtggaaaaTCTTTCAGCCATATGTCAGGCCTAAGAAATCATCGGAGAACTCACACAGGTGAAagaccatataaatgtgatgaatGTGGGAAGGCTTTCAAACTGAAGTCAGGCCTAAGGAAACATCATAGAACTCATACAGGGGAGAAGCCCTATAAATGTAATCAGTGTGAGAAAGCATTTGGCCAGAAATCACAACTCAGAGGACATCATAGAATTCACACAGGGGAAAAACCCTATACATGTAATCATTGTGGGGAAGCATTTAGCCAGAAGTCAAACCTTAGAGTACATCACAGAACTCACACTGGGGAAAAACCCTataaatgtgatgagtgtggaaAAACTTTCAGGCAGAAATCAAATCTTAGAGGACATCAGAGAACTCACACTggggagaaaccctatgaatgtaatgaatgtgcCAAATCTTTCAGTGAGAAGTCAGTCCTAAGAAAACATCAGAGAActcatacaggagagaaaccctataaTTGTAATCACTGTGGTGAAGCTTTCAGCCAGAAATCAAACCTCAGAGTACATCAGAgaactcacactggagagaaaccctacaaATGTGATAAATGTGGAAAAACTTTCAGTCAAAAATCAAGCCTTAGAGAACATCAGAAAGCCCatacagggaaataa